agaggctgagatctactgggggactccagtcaccctggcagctgctggaagagcgtCCCATGAAGCTGTAAtcagtgcaggagactcatggagtgtgttgacgaagggattgagggcagccctgcagagaagggcgtgaggatgctggggctggagtaactgaacatgaactggcaatgtgcgctggcagccccaaaccattttgtggttCTATGATTCGATGTCTCTATGACCTACACCCAAGGGAGCACATGCCAGTGGTGGTTACCCAGCGGATGTTACTCCAAACCTGAAGTGATCTGAGGAAACTGAGTTTACCACAACAGGACACTCCTAGgagtagctgctggcacttgtgctccctcaaattcatctcatcacGCACATGAAATGTGTATTCCTAAGTCTGTGATgcaagaacaaacttctgatgcagtcattttgtgtccctccatggagggacagaccagctctctgagctgaggtgagtggctgttgctgcagctgtgaggggctggttggtgatgattaccctggggcaggttccccggggtgtccagggactgtggcacagagcaggtcctgctctgctggtccttcctgtctctccagaaggcctggctgtgtgagaacactgctgtgtgcacccagccttcacactcacacagctgagctctgcactggtgttttcctctcccgagcacttcccagctcagcccaggcaaagccaaagctgtgtgtgtaagcaaagcaaaataaagcattcattcactgcttgattttctgctgccgcctttattttgtttgaagtATAGAGGGAGTCTGCTTTTCATGTACATCATTGGGATGCTCAAAAAGAGAGCTTAGGAATAATATTATCACAAGcctaaaataagaggaagagagaaaaaagagaaacagtgaaagagagaaagagagaagagaaagcaaggaatataggaaggaaaaaagaagaaagagaaagaaaggaaggaaggaaggaaggaaggaaggaaggaaggaaggaaggaaggaaggaaggaaggaaggaggaaagaaagaaacaaagaaagaaagagaaaatacagaaagaagggaaaaagaaagaaagaaagaaagaaagaaagaaagaaagaaagaaagaaagaaagaaagaaagaaagaaagaaagaaggaaggaaagaaagagaaaaaagaaaagaagaaagaaataagaaaagaaggaaggaaggaagaaagaaggaaacaaaggaagactGTAAAAAGGTTATGAACAAAAGGTTGTCCTGCTGGTTTCTGTGAATATTGCAGTATATTGCaatagtttcctcagggcatccctgagttcctggttcctcatgctgtagatgagggggttcactgttggaggcaccaccgagtacagaaataACACCACTACGTCTAGatctgtggaggagatggaggtgggcttcaggtaggcaaacgtggcagtgctgagaaactgTGAGACCatggccaggtgagggaggcacgtggaaaaggctttctgctgtccctgctgtgagggcatcctcagcacagccctgaagatcaacacataggacaccacaatgaaaacaaaacacacaaaagaaaaaaagatactaaaagaaagaagacagactTCTCTGAGGTAGtctgattgtgagcaggagagcttgaggatctgggggatttcacagaagaactggtctaggccattgccttggcagagaggtattgaaaatgtattggccatgtgcagcagagcagtgagaaagccactgccccaggcagctgctgccatgtggacacaagctctgctgccctggagggacccatagtgcaggggtttgcagatggcaacgtagcagTCGTAGGCCATGACGGTCAGAAGGGAAAATTCTGCTGAGataaagaaggcaaagaagaagtcctgggcagcacatcccgagaaggagatggccctggtgtcccagggggaattggccatggctttgggcagagtggtggagatgcagcccaggtcgaggagggcgaggttgaggaggaagaagtacatgggggtgtggaggcggtggtcacaggctacagcagtgatgatgaggccattgcccaggagggcagccaggtagatgcccaggaagagacagaagtgcaagagctgcagctcccgcgtgtctgcgaatgccaggaggaggaagtgggtgatggagctgccgttggacatcggatccctttgttcccgaggtactgccaaaggaggaaagcacactcacaagtcaggacagctctgagaaAATCTCTTCCCaatgcctgcccttccaaacccaaccccaaaaaacaccctttgcctgtgtccttttttgcgggagctttctgcattgcccttgttggagctctcattgttgctggccaagtgtgccgtgaggagcagaactctgcttgtgggctcccaaggagtcatccctgctgcaCAGCAGTGGGGACtggggaaaggggttacagcttctgccattcactagttacctcatctgtgatccacttgtaacgcagaggagctgctcagcatattcctgcaggaaaacctcaaggaaactcctggttgtcctcaaactgcagtgacatgagcagagccagctcactcctcagccttgtcggGGGGGAAAGACCACGCAGCTCTTCACTCACTGCCCCCCGAcccctgcagagggatagggagaagagggagaaaaaggaataaaaatctcatgggttgagatacagacagtttgatagaccagtaacgggaaagaaactaacaatcattgcaaaagaatgtaggaaaccaggagtgatgcagtacaattgcttaccacccgatgcccatcccgagcagcgaacacggattcctgccacctggccaacccccatttctatactgagcaggaccagtccaaggcattttattgacctctctggtggttttggtgctgagcccatgaagctcagacccaggggaagctgatgaaacctctccagaagtcaacgtcagatgcagactccaaagtttcttggagcgttaatgggtcccactgagggccattactgccaaaggctcctggggactcgttcgagggaaaactggaggcagtgagggcaggtaggcaaaggcaatggagaggtgtctctgacgctggctaatgctgaatgtgtgagaggaaggcaaagggccaagccctggcctccagcccctgggaagggagatcctgccccacaagcacagctcagggctcttcctggggcattgtgatgggaggacgtgcaatgccaagggcagaaagacagaatgacggctcccgggtggggaagaggaggcgctaaggccctagtgctgtaaggataaggtgtcttctggtagccttggtggcacagacaacagccacagccaagaggagaaagacataagcactgttgggggctttcagccttgccaactcccttgatcgtctccaccacaggctgtgctatggtgtcccacatctgttcctcttcccctgcaggctgcagacatcccccctgcttccccgtcttgctctcccctcagcatctcactgcctttactcatctctctccatcgtccttggctgttgctgaaacacaacgccttgggctgatcccgactccctctgggtgatctgttgcagcacagcgctgcccttgcagtggcatttctttctcctgctgtccagtctgtttctttctcctgctgtttcccaccaaagaaaagatccatcaTCTCACAAACAACccttcaaccaggttcaggccattccaatagt
The DNA window shown above is from Larus michahellis chromosome W unlocalized genomic scaffold, bLarMic1.1 SUPER_W_unloc_1, whole genome shotgun sequence and carries:
- the LOC141736654 gene encoding olfactory receptor 14J1-like, whose protein sequence is MSNGSSITHFLLLAFADTRELQLLHFCLFLGIYLAALLGNGLIITAVACDHRLHTPMYFFLLNLALLDLGCISTTLPKAMANSPWDTRAISFSGCAAQDFFFAFFISAEFSLLTVMAYDCYVAICKPLHYGSLQGSRACVHMAAAAWGSGFLTALLHMANTFSIPLCQGNGLDQFFCEIPQILKLSCSQSDYLREVCLLSFSIFFSFVCFVFIVVSYVLIFRAVLRMPSQQGQQKAFSTCLPHLAMVSQFLSTATFAYLKPTSISSTDLDVVVLFLYSVVPPTVNPLIYSMRNQELRDALRKLLQYTAIFTETSRTTFCS